The sequence TAGACGATTGTCAGGATACCATGAAAACAATTATCCTACatcaaattctatattttattagttttggAAATCGCAAATGTGGATTAAACATGCATTAATACGAATCCCATCCTGGACTTAACAGATAAAACTTAATCATTCAATcgtcatcatttttttaatggtaaaGGCTAATTACAAAACCGTAGAGGTGAGTTaaaaaactacaaattaaaattttgttaatggGATATAAAATTCTTTCGAAATATTGATTTGACATACCAaggattttgttaaaaaaaaaccaaaagaaatTGATTGCATAAAAAAGGTTCACACTTTGTTCTTGTCTACCTACAAAAAACCATATAATAAAAATAGCAGGTTTTATAAGGTATATGCAAATAGCTATCAATATATTCTTTTAACCTTCCTGACCATAAGACAAAGACATAGGAATTCATAGATGAAACATTTCACATTTTAATAACtgtttataacatttattttgaaatttgtaaaaaatggtATGCACTAAATAACAAGAAAATGTAATGATTGCTGGCAAGTGTCATGAAAGAAATGAAACTGGATTAAAATAAGACTCTGGTATTtcaaacatgtataaacattcAATAACAATCACATTgtttcataaacaagtaaaaatatagaaaaaattattaaaacatgaataaaaaaaacaataaaaaaataacaattggTTAGCCATTGTATTGTAAACCACAGAAGCAGGATGCATCCAGTTTTGGTTAGCCTTCAGTTACTATGAATAAGTAACTCATTTCctggaaaactaaaaaaaaacacatatatatatccaGCCCCTGAGTTTTACAAAAACACTggtataaacaaaatttgacaATCCTGCCTTTTATTCAAGCAGAATCTGTCCATTGTCTAAATAAACTTTCATCTGATTTGTTGTCAAAATCTGGAATAAAGTCAATTTCTGTAATTTCTGAAaatccctcagttttggttggagcttcaaagttttttttgaaCACATGAAATCCAACATCTGGAATTCTACGAACTTGTCCTTCTGTTTGGTTTTGCCTGACCAGATTAAGATGGTGTGCCAGTTCTAGTGGAGTTTTCATCACATAACATCTACATGGTATGCCTAGAAAACAAAAGGAAAAGTTACATTGAAGTATGATGATATTAAATACATGCCATGTGATGTTAACTTTATCGGTTTAGTTAGAAAGAAAGTTTCtcatataatcatgataatcagtACAGGTTAGATTAAAAGTTTTCCGTGAAGaatgaattttctttttatttcaagaaaCTGATAACTAAATTCAAagtaaatgttgtattttcacttttattgCATAATACAACTTAACTGACAACATAACAGAGTGTTCAACTTCCTTGAATAatgattacatattttttaattttaaaacactgACCTGCTTTCTTTGCCACATCTATAAAATCTTTCCTGGCAGCAGCTGATGGGTTAGTATTGTCTGCAATCACACTCTTACCATTCTTTACTGCTTCTTTTGCTGCCTAAATAAGAAAGGGAAACATTAAGATTCTGATGGTAACATTGTAAATTTGACTTTATCTGTCcattaatttttcattcaattgaaaaaatggaatgttaGATTTATTTTTAGTGATTAAGACCTCAGAgcttgaaaaaaagtaaatctaTTTAAAGTGATTTCAACCTTTTGTTTGTCCCTTATTGTAATATAGTCAATggattaatgaaaaaaaaaggtttaacatCAAGCTTGAGTTTCTAACCAACACCATTTTCAGAAACTACTCTTGTTTAAcattgaatcaaattttaaagcaGAATATcatgaatttgatatttatagTGTTTCTGTCTACATGATATATCACTCTGAGACATCAAATCAATTTGAATCTTGAGCCACTTACACTCTTTACTCCATATTTTGTCATGTGttagattaaaaatagaaaaaaacattttttttaaatttattttgtttatggtaatctgattatataaaaagaacCTACAATATGAGAGAGTAATAACTATGTTACTACATGTAGTAAAAAAGTGATACTTTGTGAAGCTCAgatactttttatacatttaatttgaaGTTAGCCATATACCTTGACACATTTGTCCATTGTCCCCATAGTATCTCTGTTTACCACTTGATAACCATGCTTCTCAAAATATCTCTTTCTGAATGTGCTCTTCCCTGATGCTGGACAGCCACACATAACTACAAGCTCTTGTTTctgtaagaaaaaaacatgattttttttaatattagaagaTGATATATCATGCATTCTGTTTTTTCTTGATTGCTAGTTTATCATTCAAAAGccaatataataaacaattcattatatatatatattttttttttttttttacataagttaCAAAATAGAAGGAAAATCTTTTTTCTAATTATACCAGagatatattatatgtctctgattacactaatcaattttcattttttgtcccTGTCACATATATGCAAAGAAATATCTACCAAAGTACTAAACAGAATAGAAAGGAAAAAACTCACATTAGAATGATGTTGTGCTTTCTTTGGTTTTacagtttttgacaaaaattcatTTGGATCCATGGAACGCCATTGAAATGGAGCAACTGGTTCTTTAAAGAAATATTCTTCTGGTGTgtaaaaatctatcaaaatatattaatttgttatataccatgggagacaactcaaaagacttttgaaaatatttatgttattgaTATGCTTGATGATCCTTCATGTacttaaaatttatttctattgaaatATAACTTCTCTATTTATTTATGTCCCTAAAGGCTTTGTTCTGATTTATTTAGTATTAATGCTGTTGATATTACCATGTTTTTATTCAGTAATAAACTCATTGACTTGAATTATTAGAGATTATAAATTTCTACCAATATGTCAGAATGAATAATTATAGTGTACCTATTCCTACATTGGCTGCAAACATCCTATCACTGCAAGAAAAATCTTTAGGTTTACCAGGGGACCATTCCTTTGCTCTACCAGCTGCATCACCAACATACAAACATTTGGACAGATCAGGCTGTAAACAAACAGAACAGTTTGAAGCAAACAATTACTGATAACTGAGGCAGTTTTTGGAGGCACAAATTTTAACTGAGGTAGTATATAGATGTTGTTTAGGGAGGTTAAAATGCTTAGTGTTGAAGTGTTTCAATGAAGAATTGCTAACTGTAAGTCAGTCATTTCAATTTTGGATTTTATTCAGCTTTCATAGTAAAATTACCATATTGCAAAGAGATCAAATAGTGTTTGTTTGAACACATTACATACATTAAATGGCttatttataatacttttattttttaataacttaaatgaaataacaaagaATTGTCACCTTTATTCCTTTATTACAATGTTCCACAAAGTGGTCCCACATCATTGTACTAGGTTTTCTAAAATGATTAGTTCCTGTGCATGCAAAAACCTACAATAGATAATAATaacgcaaagtggaaagggattaacaTAATTAAgctgcaaaacttgtttcccaatccgctataaataaatatgttcaaactaataacatttgaaattaggctaataatattttaaagcatGTTATCATAGTTATGTAAGAGAGttgttgaaagaaaaatatggaatGTCTAATACTGAAAAGAAATTAGaataagagagagagagaaaaaggGGGGTCTTTTCTTTTTACTAAACATCCAATATTTATGCTTTATTTGATGGTCATGAtggtttataaatttgatgttgttaaaatctcaagttcattttctttttaagtcaTTTACAGttcaaagaaaatgtttatgaaattatGACTATAAACAAGATACctatgtatttttatatagatcTGCATAAACCGTAATTGCTTCATAAGGGGAACTGAGTATAACTGTATGGTAAGTCTTACTAAGCAAATCCTTGGTTAACCCGTGTCCTCAGTGGTCATGTTTCATTTCAAAGTTTGTATTAGAATAAAAGGAGAACCAGGAAAgagaaacaatattttttattcattggtCAAAAAACAAAGGCGAAAATACTTACATAAATTGGTACACCAACTTCTTTAATTATAGCCTcggtttttttcatgaattctTCCGGTTTAACTTTAAGTTTCTCTATTCCAGCTTGATTTGTAAAGAAAACTACTCTGTAACCATTGTGGTGAAGCTCTTGTAGTTTACTTGGAACAACTTCATCCCAAAATTCCCAATCTGATGCACCTTCAAAGAGAATCCGGTAAACGGGGTTACAATATATGTTAACATGTGTTGCAATTGAATaaagatagttttttttttacaatctgATCAATTAATTATAATCTAggaatgtatttataaaatacttacCAGTAGCAAATCTTCTACCACTTGCAGTTTTGATAACTGTAAAATCAATATCAAAGCTAGCTACTTTGTCGCAACCAGGGAGGGTGTCGGATGTAAGTTTCAGGAGGGGACACACCCCCTTTATGACATCTCCATATTGATGCCATTTGAGATCCCCTTCGAGATCTGTTTCTCCTTTGGCTCGTTTAGCCTTTACTTCAGAATCCATAGCTGCCTTTCGTTTTGGTCTGCCCATGTTGTGTTAGTTTGTGTTATTATTAACTGGAAAACCGTACTATTTATATATCTAAACCACAAGCGTGTTTTTacctgttgtttattttttaaagggaGGTAAAAGATGCACACATACAGGATCATAAAGAAATACACCATCGCATTAACATTaaattcctgttttttttttagtcagaATAGATATAAAACTACTAAAAATATTCGATTAACTATATAAACTAAAATGCAGGTGTTACATTGCGGATTAAAGGTAGCTGATCCGTCAAATAAAGTTGGGagaatttaatttgtaaaaaaattcacGGTTATGAGAATTTGATAGACGTCATATTTGCAGATAATTCGGTCTATCGATATTCGCGCGGATAATGGGTTATCTGATGTCtattcttctttttcttcttctcgTTCCTTGCTAAGGACTGGATTCTTCATGATGTTCTAAGTGCACTAGACGGAGAATGAGACAGCAATTCTCCTGTAACCATTCTCAGATATAACGTTCcgaaatatatacaattaaaactatGTGCACTTTGCTGCTGTCTACGGTGATTTCTGAGGTGCACTTTTGTTGGATGGTGCACTCTCGAACCCCTCTATTGTCAGAGCTTCTGATGTAGGAGTTTGGAGTTGATTCTTGTATCGTCCGAGGGAAGAATGAGGATGTATATACCTTTTGGTTTGCTGATGGTTGGTAAAGAAGTTTCCTCTAGTACGATCGTTTGGTCTCATTAAAGATAGTACTGACATCAATGTAAACTAGCTCATGCTGGATCTTAAAAAGTAGGACGAGTCGCTGGTAACTTCGTTTGTTAGCTAGTGGTTTCCACCCTATAGTGTATTTACCATAGTTGTGACAAACCCAGATGTTTTTTCAGTGTAGTTGTTAGTTACAAACCTCAGTGATAGCGTACTTTTGTTCTTGTTCTAGTCGATTTATATCCTCAGTGGTACTAGAATCCCATGCTGCACTTGCATATTCCTGAGTTGGTCTGACCAGAGAGACATAGGCTGTATTTCCAACGTTTCTTACTGCATTCTCTTAGGTTTATTCTACACCTACATCTACATTCTATGTTGATCTGTCAAACTTGACCAATACTCAACGCTTCCGGTGGGAGCAAGAAAAAgagtaattttgtaaaataaccgAAGAATATATAAGCGagtataaagtataaaaaaacaaaaataataacgCAATGTATAaagtgtggggggggggggggggtcgtccCATTGGCTTTTCGTTCATCTGGCCTGAACAAAACCGGCTTCCGTGGCGGTACCAGGAAAAAAATCCCCGCCGGCACAGCTCCAGACTGATGGGAGACTGCACAGATTAGATAGAAAGGGTTGAAAGCTCCCTCTAGAAAGATACCAAGGAGGGAGCCTCAGCTATATTTGCTGATAGTGAGTTCCAAACTGTCACTGTTGCATCTAGAGTTGA is a genomic window of Mytilus trossulus isolate FHL-02 chromosome 1, PNRI_Mtr1.1.1.hap1, whole genome shotgun sequence containing:
- the LOC134683991 gene encoding uncharacterized protein F21D5.5-like; this translates as MGRPKRKAAMDSEVKAKRAKGETDLEGDLKWHQYGDVIKGVCPLLKLTSDTLPGCDKVASFDIDFTVIKTASGRRFATGASDWEFWDEVVPSKLQELHHNGYRVVFFTNQAGIEKLKVKPEEFMKKTEAIIKEVGVPIYVFACTGTNHFRKPSTMMWDHFVEHCNKGIKPDLSKCLYVGDAAGRAKEWSPGKPKDFSCSDRMFAANVGIDFYTPEEYFFKEPVAPFQWRSMDPNEFLSKTVKPKKAQHHSNKQELVVMCGCPASGKSTFRKRYFEKHGYQVVNRDTMGTMDKCVKAAKEAVKNGKSVIADNTNPSAAARKDFIDVAKKAGIPCRCYVMKTPLELAHHLNLVRQNQTEGQVRRIPDVGFHVFKKNFEAPTKTEGFSEITEIDFIPDFDNKSDESLFRQWTDSA